A stretch of the bacterium SCSIO 12827 genome encodes the following:
- a CDS encoding DoxX family protein: MIDQKTAPYAALLLRVSLGVMFIAHSLYLKVVVFTIPGTVQFFESLGLPGFTAYATIAAESLGGIALILGIQTRVVALALVPVLAGALWVHAGNGWLFTAQGGGWEYPLFLTVAALVQAMIGDGALALAKSPSLERIKQLVAA; the protein is encoded by the coding sequence ATGATCGACCAGAAAACCGCCCCCTATGCCGCCCTGCTGCTTCGTGTCTCGCTCGGCGTCATGTTCATCGCCCACAGTCTGTATCTCAAAGTCGTGGTGTTCACCATTCCGGGCACCGTGCAGTTCTTCGAAAGCCTGGGCCTGCCCGGCTTCACCGCCTACGCCACCATCGCGGCCGAAAGCCTGGGCGGGATCGCCCTGATCCTGGGCATCCAGACCCGCGTCGTGGCGCTGGCCCTGGTGCCGGTCCTGGCCGGGGCGTTGTGGGTCCATGCCGGCAACGGCTGGCTGTTCACCGCCCAGGGCGGCGGCTGGGAATACCCCCTGTTCCTAACCGTGGCCGCCCTGGTCCAGGCCATGATCGGCGACGGTGCCCTGGCCCTGGCCAAGAGCCCGAGCCTGGAGCGGATCAAACAGTTGGTGGCGGCGTAA
- a CDS encoding ribonuclease HII has translation MPDFDHEDKARAAGHAVICGIDEAGRGPWAGPVVAAAAILDRAGLPLSLASELDDSKRLKAAARDRLLAELTPHAVIGVGQASAAEIDTLNILQATFLAMDRAVQALGRVPDFALVDGNRPPPLPSAPGCRIDCLVGGDGRSLSIAAASIAAKVTRDRLMADLAERFPGYGWERNAGYGTAAHKAALERQGVTPEHRKSYKPIRNILGDGES, from the coding sequence GTGCCTGATTTCGATCACGAGGATAAAGCCCGGGCCGCCGGCCACGCCGTCATCTGCGGCATCGACGAAGCCGGCCGCGGGCCCTGGGCCGGGCCGGTCGTTGCCGCGGCGGCGATCCTCGACCGCGCGGGCCTGCCCCTGTCTCTGGCGTCGGAGCTGGACGATTCCAAGCGCCTGAAAGCCGCCGCCCGCGACCGCCTGTTGGCGGAACTCACCCCTCATGCGGTGATCGGCGTCGGTCAGGCCTCGGCGGCGGAAATCGATACCCTCAACATTCTGCAGGCGACGTTCCTGGCCATGGATCGCGCGGTCCAGGCCCTGGGCCGGGTGCCTGATTTCGCCCTGGTCGACGGCAACCGGCCGCCGCCCCTGCCGTCCGCACCCGGATGCCGGATCGATTGCCTGGTCGGCGGTGACGGTCGGTCGTTGTCCATTGCTGCCGCTTCCATCGCCGCCAAGGTGACCCGCGACCGCCTGATGGCCGATCTTGCGGAACGGTTTCCCGGATACGGTTGGGAGCGCAACGCGGGATACGGCACGGCCGCGCACAAGGCGGCCTTGGAACGTCAGGGCGTGACGCCGGAGCACCGAAAAAGTTACAAGCCGATCCGCAACATCTTGGGCGACGGGGAGTCGTGA
- a CDS encoding TIGR04282 family arsenosugar biosynthesis glycosyltransferase, with protein sequence MQNHLVIFAKAPRLGRVKTRLARHIGGVGAWAFYRGMLAGLTRRLGRDRRWRCWLAVSPDQSIFDRGLWHAAAPGCRSFLSQGGGDLGARMARVMALLPPGPVVLIGSDIPGIQSKMIARAFKLLGNHDAVFGPAPDGGYWLVGLRRRPHFSDPFGGVRWSTSHALADSRANLAGLRIALIDELEDVDDGPSFARRKI encoded by the coding sequence CTGCAGAACCATCTGGTCATCTTCGCCAAGGCGCCGCGCCTGGGCCGCGTGAAGACACGCCTGGCGCGGCATATCGGCGGCGTCGGTGCCTGGGCCTTCTACCGGGGCATGCTGGCAGGATTGACGCGACGCCTGGGCCGGGACCGGCGCTGGCGCTGCTGGCTGGCCGTGTCGCCGGACCAAAGCATTTTCGACCGGGGTCTGTGGCATGCCGCCGCGCCGGGATGCCGGTCCTTCCTTAGCCAAGGCGGCGGGGACCTGGGTGCCCGCATGGCGCGGGTCATGGCGCTGCTGCCGCCGGGGCCGGTGGTGCTGATCGGGTCGGACATTCCGGGCATCCAATCCAAGATGATCGCCCGCGCGTTCAAACTTCTGGGCAACCACGACGCCGTGTTCGGCCCCGCCCCCGACGGCGGTTATTGGCTGGTCGGCCTGCGACGCCGGCCGCACTTCAGCGACCCCTTCGGCGGCGTGCGTTGGTCGACATCCCATGCCCTGGCCGACAGCCGGGCCAATCTCGCAGGCCTTCGCATTGCCCTGATCGATGAACTGGAAGACGTCGACGACGGCCCGTCCTTCGCCCGCCGCAAAATCTGA
- a CDS encoding 1-acyl-sn-glycerol-3-phosphate acyltransferase, whose translation MHHRTYGPHHREIPAPLQALWDALGDAGPVAASGLRSAGRISLFLALTGALLPLAVAAYPLGAAAVRRIALIWFRGVAWLASLRIKVHGVPLGQTGTLYVCNHVSYLDIPVLALLTDAAFVAKDDVRDWPLFGLCAKIYRTLFIRRDAREALGQRAEMADRLAAGDSLVLFPEGTSSDGIHVLPFKSALFAVADAAPGAEQPRVQPVSIAYTRYADGRPLDRGLRALYAWYGDMTLLPHLVSVFGLRGAMVEVTFHAPVQARDFRGRKALAAHCHDKITMGVTRAHWRRVYDIPMESGKLVEFRP comes from the coding sequence ATGCATCATCGTACCTACGGACCACATCACCGAGAAATACCAGCGCCACTACAAGCCCTGTGGGACGCGCTAGGCGACGCCGGTCCCGTCGCCGCCTCGGGCCTTCGGTCCGCCGGGCGTATTTCGCTCTTCCTTGCCCTGACGGGCGCGCTGCTGCCGCTCGCGGTGGCCGCCTATCCGTTGGGCGCCGCCGCCGTCAGGCGCATCGCCCTGATCTGGTTCCGGGGCGTGGCGTGGCTGGCCAGCTTGCGCATCAAGGTCCATGGCGTCCCCCTCGGCCAAACGGGAACACTTTATGTCTGCAACCATGTGTCCTATCTGGACATCCCGGTGCTGGCTCTGCTGACAGACGCTGCCTTCGTGGCCAAGGATGATGTCCGGGATTGGCCCCTGTTCGGGCTGTGCGCGAAAATTTACCGCACCCTGTTCATCCGCCGCGACGCCAGGGAGGCGCTCGGCCAGCGCGCCGAGATGGCGGACCGTCTTGCCGCCGGCGACAGCTTGGTGCTGTTCCCCGAGGGCACGTCGTCGGACGGCATCCATGTATTGCCGTTCAAAAGTGCCTTGTTCGCCGTCGCCGACGCGGCCCCGGGGGCGGAGCAGCCCCGCGTGCAGCCCGTGTCCATCGCCTATACCCGCTATGCCGACGGCCGGCCGCTCGACCGGGGACTGCGGGCCCTTTACGCCTGGTACGGCGACATGACCCTGCTGCCGCACCTGGTTTCCGTGTTCGGGCTGCGCGGTGCCATGGTCGAGGTCACCTTCCACGCGCCGGTGCAGGCCCGCGATTTCAGGGGCCGCAAGGCCCTGGCCGCCCATTGCCATGACAAAATCACCATGGGCGTGACCCGCGCCCATTGGCGGCGGGTCTACGACATTCCCATGGAATCCGGAAAGTTAGTGGAGTTCCGCCCGTAA
- a CDS encoding lytic transglycosylase domain-containing protein, whose protein sequence is MAGVKSVGVSVLAALTIQFMVCSSPAAAGSLASVANGEAAVMAPVPATPQAAVPRVLSDADTQLYRRIFEVQEDGDWKEADRLIAKLSDRLLMGHVLAQRYLHPRKYRSNYKELKAWMGEYADHPQAGRIYQLSLRRRPKNWRLPDKPDVLPRQPTFLEEEAVAAAEAEQSEQDDEEKAAKVLPTKRLSRADARRSRALKYRITKALRRGHTLIAKRLIQSPDARHLFSTAEMDQAKVQLGTRYFFDRRTDWAAQWLDGALKRSGKYLPDGHWTLGLIAWRAGNYDKATTHFRAAADIGFDDEWMDGAANFWAARGLLVTRKPEHVTHYLNGAARHARTFYGLLAARILGQEVAYEWSSPPVVAEAVGRIVDAPRGRRAMALVQAGQDLGAERELRNLARISDKNQALAILALADAGGMAGLAVRLSDRLFPDGGGFDGAAYPVPAWLPSGGFTVDRALVYAVIRQESKFNPKAKSWAGARGLMQLMPRTASFVAQDSSLHRHRLPKLYDPDLNLKLGQKYIGMLLAEPHIQGDLLLLAAAWNGGPGNLNKWRRRIEYTNDPLLFIETIPAFETRHFVERVLANLWIYRDRLGQDKPSLDALAAGQWPVYKALGHGKVEVAIFDEPTDGISAR, encoded by the coding sequence ATGGCCGGGGTCAAATCTGTGGGCGTGTCCGTTCTGGCCGCTCTCACCATCCAATTCATGGTCTGTTCATCGCCTGCCGCCGCCGGGAGCTTGGCTTCCGTCGCCAATGGCGAAGCGGCAGTCATGGCGCCTGTTCCGGCAACGCCCCAGGCGGCGGTTCCCCGGGTCCTTTCGGATGCCGACACGCAGCTTTATCGGCGCATCTTCGAAGTTCAGGAAGACGGCGACTGGAAAGAAGCCGACCGCCTGATCGCCAAGCTGTCGGACAGGCTGCTGATGGGCCATGTCCTGGCCCAGCGCTATCTGCATCCGCGCAAGTACCGCTCCAATTACAAGGAACTGAAGGCCTGGATGGGGGAATACGCCGACCACCCCCAGGCCGGGCGCATCTATCAGCTGTCGCTGCGCCGCCGGCCGAAAAACTGGCGCCTGCCGGACAAGCCCGATGTTTTGCCGCGCCAGCCCACGTTCCTTGAGGAAGAGGCCGTGGCCGCTGCCGAGGCCGAACAGTCCGAACAGGACGACGAGGAAAAGGCGGCCAAGGTCCTGCCGACCAAGCGGCTGAGCCGCGCCGACGCGCGCCGTTCGCGGGCCCTGAAATACCGGATCACCAAGGCCCTGCGCCGTGGCCATACCTTGATCGCGAAGCGTCTGATCCAGTCGCCGGACGCCCGGCATCTGTTTTCCACCGCCGAGATGGACCAGGCCAAGGTGCAGTTGGGGACGCGCTATTTCTTCGACCGGCGCACGGACTGGGCCGCCCAATGGCTGGATGGCGCCTTGAAACGGTCGGGCAAGTATCTGCCCGACGGCCATTGGACCTTGGGTTTGATCGCTTGGCGGGCCGGCAACTACGACAAGGCCACGACCCATTTCCGTGCCGCCGCCGACATCGGCTTCGACGACGAATGGATGGACGGGGCCGCCAACTTCTGGGCCGCGCGGGGGCTTCTGGTCACCCGCAAGCCTGAACATGTCACGCATTATCTTAACGGCGCCGCCCGCCATGCGCGCACGTTCTACGGCCTGCTTGCCGCCCGCATCCTGGGTCAAGAGGTCGCCTACGAATGGTCGTCGCCGCCTGTCGTCGCCGAAGCCGTCGGGCGCATCGTCGACGCCCCGCGCGGCCGCCGGGCCATGGCCCTGGTGCAGGCCGGGCAGGACCTTGGGGCGGAGCGCGAATTGCGCAACCTGGCCCGCATCTCCGACAAGAACCAAGCGCTTGCCATCCTGGCGCTGGCCGACGCCGGCGGCATGGCCGGATTGGCCGTGCGCCTGTCCGATCGCCTGTTCCCGGACGGCGGCGGGTTCGACGGCGCCGCCTATCCGGTGCCCGCGTGGCTGCCGTCGGGCGGTTTCACGGTCGACCGGGCGCTGGTCTATGCGGTTATCCGCCAGGAAAGCAAATTCAACCCCAAGGCCAAAAGCTGGGCCGGGGCGCGTGGCCTGATGCAATTGATGCCGCGCACGGCCAGTTTCGTGGCACAGGATTCATCCCTGCACCGCCACCGCCTGCCCAAGCTTTATGACCCGGACCTCAACCTGAAGCTTGGTCAGAAGTACATCGGCATGCTGCTTGCCGAACCGCATATCCAGGGCGATCTGCTGCTGCTGGCGGCGGCCTGGAACGGCGGACCCGGCAACCTGAACAAATGGCGGCGGCGCATCGAATACACGAACGATCCGCTGCTGTTCATCGAAACCATCCCGGCCTTCGAAACCCGCCACTTCGTGGAACGGGTGTTGGCCAACCTGTGGATCTACCGCGATCGCCTGGGCCAGGACAAACCGTCCCTCGACGCCCTTGCCGCCGGCCAGTGGCCGGTCTACAAAGCCTTAGGCCACGGCAAGGTGGAGGTCGCGATTTTCGATGAGCCAACAGACGGAATTTCTGCCCGTTAA
- a CDS encoding LysR family transcriptional regulator, which yields MRDWDDLRFFLAVARTGSLSGAAKALGVNHSTAFRRIEALEDRLGVRLFERHREGYALTLAGAEMRDATERVDAEIDAMERRVTGRDLRLSGPLSVTTTDDLATCLLGPPLAAFQAAFPGIALSVILDNQFFNLSKRQADVALRPTNAPPDTLVGRRVSALAFAVYAARGQAPKGRGQKALATRPWLAFDDSLSHLAAAQWVAREYGEAPVALRSNNLLTLMTGAIQGMGLALLPCFMADPETALERVTKPIDDAQSALWLLTHADLRNTQRVRAFMEHIGDALAAQRGLLEGHG from the coding sequence ATGCGCGATTGGGACGACCTGCGGTTCTTCCTGGCCGTCGCCCGGACCGGCAGCCTGTCGGGGGCGGCGAAGGCGCTGGGCGTCAATCATTCGACGGCGTTCCGCCGCATCGAGGCCTTGGAGGATCGATTGGGCGTGCGCCTGTTCGAACGCCACCGCGAGGGCTATGCCCTGACTCTGGCCGGTGCCGAGATGCGCGACGCGACGGAGCGGGTCGATGCCGAGATCGATGCCATGGAACGGCGGGTGACCGGCCGCGACCTGCGTCTAAGCGGCCCCCTGAGCGTAACCACCACAGATGATCTCGCGACCTGTCTGCTCGGCCCGCCCCTGGCCGCGTTCCAGGCGGCCTTCCCGGGCATCGCGTTGAGCGTCATTCTAGACAACCAGTTCTTCAACCTGTCGAAACGCCAGGCCGATGTCGCCCTGCGCCCGACCAACGCTCCGCCCGACACCCTGGTCGGCCGCCGGGTCTCCGCCTTGGCCTTTGCCGTCTATGCGGCCCGGGGACAGGCGCCCAAGGGCCGCGGACAGAAAGCCCTGGCAACCCGGCCCTGGCTGGCCTTCGACGATTCACTGAGCCATCTGGCCGCGGCGCAATGGGTCGCGCGGGAATACGGAGAAGCCCCCGTGGCCCTGCGTTCCAACAATCTGCTGACGCTGATGACCGGGGCGATCCAGGGCATGGGACTGGCCCTGCTGCCCTGCTTCATGGCCGATCCCGAGACCGCCCTGGAACGGGTCACGAAGCCGATCGATGACGCGCAATCGGCGCTATGGCTGCTGACCCATGCGGACCTGCGCAACACACAGCGCGTGCGCGCCTTCATGGAGCATATTGGTGACGCCTTGGCGGCGCAGCGAGGGCTGCTGGAAGGCCACGGCTGA
- a CDS encoding site-specific DNA-methyltransferase codes for MTRKPATARRKAAAAERESAVAAAEAYADTIHVGDCVELMNAMPEGSVDMVFADPPYNLQLEGELHRPDNSRVDGVDADWDRFSGFKSYDEFTHAWLSAARRVLQPNGTLWVIGSYHNIFRVGAILQDLGYWILNDIVWRKSNPMPNFRGRRFTNAHETMIWAARDKDAKYRFNYEAMKTLNDDLQMRSDWTIPLCTGAERLKNAEGKKAHPTQKPEALLYRTILSSTDVGDVILDPFFGTGTTGAVARMLDRRYVGLERDQEYAALAKERLAGIEPLAEPSLLTTPAKREQPRIPFGWVVERGLLKAGQTLTDHQRRHTARVRADGTLAAADFRGSIHQVGAHVQKAPACNGWQFWHVELGNELVPIDLFRQKLRAELH; via the coding sequence ATGACGAGAAAGCCTGCCACCGCGCGCCGCAAGGCGGCCGCTGCCGAACGTGAGTCCGCCGTCGCCGCGGCGGAAGCCTATGCCGACACCATCCATGTCGGCGACTGTGTCGAGTTGATGAACGCCATGCCGGAAGGCAGCGTCGACATGGTCTTCGCCGATCCACCCTACAACCTGCAATTGGAAGGCGAACTGCATCGCCCCGACAATTCGCGGGTCGACGGCGTCGACGCCGATTGGGATCGGTTCTCGGGCTTCAAAAGCTATGACGAATTCACCCATGCCTGGCTGTCCGCCGCGCGCCGGGTGCTGCAACCCAACGGCACGCTTTGGGTGATCGGCAGCTATCACAACATCTTCCGCGTCGGCGCGATCCTGCAGGATCTGGGATACTGGATCCTCAACGACATCGTGTGGCGCAAATCCAACCCCATGCCCAATTTCCGGGGCCGGCGCTTTACCAACGCCCACGAAACCATGATCTGGGCGGCGCGGGACAAGGATGCCAAGTACCGCTTCAACTACGAAGCCATGAAGACGCTGAACGACGATCTGCAGATGCGTTCCGACTGGACCATCCCGCTATGCACGGGGGCGGAGCGTTTGAAGAACGCCGAGGGCAAGAAGGCCCATCCGACCCAGAAACCGGAAGCGCTGCTTTACCGCACCATTCTGTCCTCGACGGACGTCGGCGACGTGATCCTGGATCCGTTCTTCGGCACGGGCACCACCGGCGCCGTGGCGCGCATGCTGGACCGGCGTTATGTCGGCCTGGAACGGGATCAGGAATACGCCGCCCTGGCCAAGGAACGCCTGGCCGGGATCGAGCCGCTGGCCGAGCCGTCGCTGCTGACCACGCCGGCCAAGCGCGAACAGCCGCGCATTCCGTTCGGCTGGGTGGTTGAACGGGGGTTGCTCAAGGCCGGCCAGACCCTGACCGACCATCAGCGCCGTCACACGGCGCGGGTGCGTGCCGACGGAACCCTGGCCGCTGCTGATTTCCGCGGCTCCATCCATCAGGTGGGCGCCCATGTGCAGAAGGCCCCGGCCTGCAACGGCTGGCAGTTCTGGCATGTCGAACTGGGCAACGAACTGGTGCCCATCGACCTGTTCCGCCAGAAGTTACGGGCGGAACTCCACTAA
- a CDS encoding PA0069 family radical SAM protein — protein MSASLKFGGATKGRGAVSNQDGRFERLTREAVDDGWCDDDDLPPLRTQVLPDTARKVIARNTSPDIPFDRSLNPYRGCEHGCVYCFARPSHAYLGLSPGLDFETKLFAKHDAAELLRRELAVRSYRCQTLQLGANTDPYQPIERRHGITREVLEVLAACDHPVLITTKSDLVLRDLDILAPMAAKGLASVAVSVTTLDRGLARRLEPRAPTAAKRLRAIAGLAGAGVPVTVLAAPMIPALNDMELDAIIAEAAAAGATAAGYVLLRLPGEVAGLFREWLEAHYPDRAERVLNRLKASRGGALYRAEWGARHTGTGIEAQLLAARFKAALKRAGLDRARSGSRPLRTDLFRPPVPPSAQMSLF, from the coding sequence ATGTCCGCATCTCTTAAATTCGGCGGGGCCACGAAGGGGCGGGGCGCCGTTTCAAACCAGGACGGCCGCTTCGAGCGCCTGACGCGGGAGGCCGTGGACGACGGATGGTGTGATGACGACGACCTGCCGCCGCTGCGCACCCAGGTCCTTCCCGACACGGCGCGCAAGGTGATCGCGCGCAACACGTCGCCCGACATTCCCTTCGACCGTTCGCTCAATCCGTACCGGGGGTGCGAACACGGCTGTGTCTACTGTTTCGCGCGGCCGAGCCATGCCTATCTGGGGCTGTCGCCGGGGCTTGATTTCGAAACCAAGCTGTTCGCCAAGCATGACGCGGCGGAATTACTGCGCCGCGAACTGGCGGTCAGGTCCTACCGCTGCCAGACCTTGCAGCTGGGGGCCAATACGGACCCCTATCAGCCAATCGAACGGCGGCACGGTATTACCCGCGAGGTGCTTGAGGTTCTGGCCGCCTGCGATCATCCCGTGTTGATCACCACCAAGTCGGATCTGGTGTTGCGCGATCTCGACATCCTGGCGCCCATGGCGGCGAAGGGCCTGGCGTCGGTTGCGGTTTCCGTGACGACCCTGGACCGGGGGTTGGCGCGGCGGCTTGAACCCCGGGCGCCGACGGCGGCCAAGCGTCTTCGCGCCATCGCCGGTCTGGCCGGGGCCGGCGTTCCCGTGACGGTGCTGGCAGCACCCATGATTCCGGCCCTCAACGACATGGAACTGGACGCCATCATTGCCGAAGCCGCCGCCGCCGGGGCGACGGCGGCGGGCTATGTTCTGCTGCGTTTGCCGGGCGAAGTCGCAGGGTTGTTCCGGGAATGGCTGGAAGCCCATTACCCGGACCGGGCGGAGCGGGTTTTGAACCGTCTCAAGGCCAGCCGCGGGGGTGCGCTATATCGCGCCGAATGGGGCGCCCGTCATACCGGCACGGGGATCGAGGCGCAGTTGCTTGCCGCCCGCTTCAAGGCGGCGCTGAAGCGGGCGGGGCTTGACCGGGCGCGGTCCGGCAGCCGCCCGCTGCGCACGGACCTGTTCCGCCCGCCGGTGCCGCCGTCGGCGCAGATGTCTCTGTTTTAG
- the moaB gene encoding molybdenum cofactor biosynthesis protein B has protein sequence MSQQTEFLPVNIAVLTVSDTRTLADDRSGDTLVERLTASGHKLADRAIVKDDAAVIADRFRKWINDPAVDCIISTGGTGVTGRDVTPEALEAVAEKIIPGFGEMFRWISYQKIKSSTIQSRACAGVANGTYIFVLPGSTGACKDGWDEILVHQLDIRHKPCNFVELMPRLKEHQA, from the coding sequence ATGAGCCAACAGACGGAATTTCTGCCCGTTAACATTGCGGTCCTGACCGTGTCGGACACGCGCACCCTGGCCGACGACCGGTCGGGCGACACCCTGGTCGAACGGCTGACCGCCTCTGGGCACAAGCTTGCCGACCGTGCCATCGTCAAGGACGATGCCGCCGTGATCGCCGACCGGTTCCGAAAATGGATCAACGATCCCGCCGTCGACTGCATCATCTCGACCGGCGGCACCGGGGTCACGGGCCGCGACGTCACGCCCGAGGCTCTTGAGGCCGTCGCGGAAAAGATCATCCCCGGTTTCGGCGAGATGTTCCGCTGGATCAGCTATCAGAAGATCAAGTCGTCGACCATTCAGTCGCGCGCCTGCGCGGGGGTCGCGAACGGCACCTATATCTTCGTGCTGCCGGGTTCGACCGGGGCCTGCAAGGACGGCTGGGACGAAATCCTGGTCCATCAACTGGACATCCGCCACAAGCCCTGCAATTTCGTCGAACTTATGCCGCGCCTGAAGGAACATCAGGCCTAG
- a CDS encoding GNAT family N-acetyltransferase, producing the protein MLAKLAVPKGVLPKFAYPRRKTPAPTPPRPVDVRARNLEIRLAETPEEIEAAQRLRYNVFYREMGAIPTVEAARHERDADPFDEICDHLLVLDTDRSQPGRPFVCGTYRLIRGAVAKANGGFYSAHEYDLSALLRHPGELVELGRSCVHEDYRTGVVMQLLWGGIAEYLTAYDIKLMFGCGSLPGTDAEALMPALSYLHHFHMAPSDIRARALDDLYVKIDRVPLTRLDQRAARAMLPPLIKGYMRVGGFIGDGAVIDNQFNTTDVCIIVPTDHITEKYQRHYKPCGTR; encoded by the coding sequence ATGCTCGCCAAACTGGCCGTTCCCAAAGGGGTGCTGCCCAAGTTTGCATACCCCCGGAGAAAGACGCCTGCCCCCACCCCGCCACGCCCGGTCGACGTGCGTGCCCGCAACCTGGAAATCCGCCTGGCGGAAACTCCTGAGGAGATCGAGGCCGCGCAACGCCTGCGCTACAACGTATTTTACCGCGAGATGGGCGCCATCCCGACCGTGGAGGCCGCGCGCCACGAGCGCGACGCCGATCCCTTCGACGAGATCTGCGACCACCTTCTGGTCCTCGACACGGACCGCTCGCAGCCCGGTCGGCCCTTTGTCTGCGGCACCTACCGATTGATTCGCGGCGCCGTGGCCAAGGCCAACGGCGGGTTCTATTCGGCCCACGAATACGATCTGTCGGCCTTGCTGCGTCATCCGGGCGAACTGGTCGAACTGGGCCGGTCCTGCGTTCATGAAGACTACCGCACCGGGGTGGTCATGCAGCTTCTGTGGGGCGGCATCGCAGAATACCTCACCGCCTACGACATCAAATTGATGTTCGGCTGCGGATCACTGCCCGGCACGGACGCCGAAGCGCTCATGCCGGCGCTCAGCTATCTGCACCATTTCCACATGGCGCCCAGCGACATCCGTGCCCGGGCGCTCGATGACCTTTACGTGAAGATCGACCGGGTGCCCCTGACCCGCCTGGATCAAAGAGCGGCCCGCGCCATGCTGCCGCCGCTTATCAAGGGATACATGCGCGTCGGCGGCTTCATCGGCGACGGCGCGGTTATCGACAACCAGTTCAACACGACGGACGTATGCATCATCGTACCTACGGACCACATCACCGAGAAATACCAGCGCCACTACAAGCCCTGTGGGACGCGCTAG
- a CDS encoding cation:proton antiporter — MTASDAAHGNDLTGIALVVLAALLCGMLMTRLRQPAIVGYILAGVILGPSGLSVVKDQGSLELLAEMGVLLLLFLVGLELSLRSFRRMWRLAVFTVAFQITASVAVTLLCSQIFDWSMPLSVLLGFVVALSSTAVVVKMLEDLGELRTRTGRVTVGILIAQDLAVVPMLLWVGAMQGGQFEWITIPKIVLSIGFLAWLIWYLSRGRKVVLPFTDRILPNVDLRPLAALTFCFGCASIAGVMGLSAAYGAFIAGLIVGNSTLRHPITETVVPIQSILMMVFFLSIGLLLDMSYIWDNLGRVLLLFFLVSVFKTVINVGFLRALGQPWDRAFLSGVLLAQIGEFSFLLSVVGVSAGVLNADDSRLVVSVTVMSLALSPLWVVTARRIQAIAHEGVASGGELVRLVYAPETEILTETFGTARSRSMRQLRKGALLLRRARLRRSRRKKAAAPAVPEADTAPPADKPKPEPQTKSKQKSKDD; from the coding sequence ATGACCGCGTCGGACGCGGCCCACGGCAATGACCTGACCGGCATCGCCCTCGTCGTTCTGGCGGCGCTGTTATGCGGCATGCTGATGACCCGCCTGCGCCAGCCGGCCATCGTCGGCTACATCCTGGCCGGTGTCATCCTGGGGCCGTCGGGGCTCAGCGTGGTCAAGGACCAGGGTTCCCTCGAACTGCTCGCGGAAATGGGCGTGCTGCTGCTGTTGTTCCTGGTTGGGCTGGAACTGTCCCTGCGATCGTTCCGTCGCATGTGGCGGCTGGCCGTGTTCACGGTGGCGTTCCAGATCACCGCCTCCGTCGCGGTGACCTTGCTGTGTTCACAGATTTTCGACTGGTCCATGCCGCTTTCCGTGCTGCTGGGGTTCGTGGTTGCCCTGTCGTCGACGGCGGTGGTGGTCAAGATGCTGGAAGATCTGGGTGAGTTGCGCACCCGCACGGGACGGGTCACGGTCGGCATCCTGATCGCCCAGGATTTGGCCGTGGTGCCCATGCTGTTATGGGTGGGGGCCATGCAGGGCGGGCAATTCGAATGGATCACGATCCCCAAGATCGTGCTGTCCATCGGTTTCCTGGCCTGGCTGATCTGGTATCTGTCGCGCGGGCGCAAGGTCGTCCTGCCGTTTACCGACCGCATCCTGCCCAATGTCGACCTGCGCCCCCTGGCGGCGCTGACCTTCTGTTTCGGCTGTGCATCGATCGCCGGCGTCATGGGTCTGTCGGCGGCCTACGGCGCCTTCATCGCCGGGCTGATCGTCGGCAACTCGACCCTGCGCCATCCCATCACGGAAACGGTGGTGCCGATCCAGAGTATCCTGATGATGGTGTTTTTCCTGTCCATCGGGCTGCTGCTGGACATGAGCTATATCTGGGACAACCTGGGCCGGGTGCTGTTGCTGTTCTTCCTGGTCAGCGTGTTCAAGACCGTGATCAACGTGGGCTTCCTGCGCGCCCTGGGTCAGCCTTGGGACCGGGCCTTTCTGTCCGGGGTCTTGCTGGCGCAGATCGGCGAATTCTCGTTCCTGTTGTCCGTGGTCGGGGTGTCCGCCGGCGTGCTGAACGCCGATGACTCCCGGCTGGTCGTCTCGGTCACGGTGATGTCGCTGGCCCTGTCGCCGCTGTGGGTCGTCACGGCGCGGCGCATTCAGGCCATCGCCCACGAAGGCGTTGCGTCGGGTGGCGAACTGGTCCGCCTGGTCTATGCGCCGGAGACGGAAATTCTCACGGAAACCTTCGGCACTGCGCGTTCGCGATCCATGCGCCAATTGCGCAAGGGGGCGTTGCTGTTGCGCCGGGCCCGCTTGCGCCGGTCGCGACGCAAGAAGGCGGCGGCGCCCGCCGTCCCAGAGGCGGACACGGCCCCGCCCGCGGATAAACCAAAACCCGAGCCGCAAACCAAATCCAAACAAAAGTCGAAGGACGACTGA